One window of the Halictus rubicundus isolate RS-2024b chromosome 6, iyHalRubi1_principal, whole genome shotgun sequence genome contains the following:
- the Wcy gene encoding WW domain-containing adapter protein with coiled-coil wacky isoform X4, which translates to MLACICVDCARSPKDKRSRESRDSEHRTNHDRSSGEILHPIKLSSNSSRESSSQRKPSHNSCQDKRGDERGGTMERSARFGDWSEHMSSSGKKYYYNCKTEVSQWEKPREWISRTDNRQRQSNDYSSRSSHDKHSNSRSNSSSSVRDGKSSRQSDKREYWSSCSGSVGGSSREEVSVREREREKERERERERERDREQCREDAGVERQAQDMDISPGDSTPTSEPLTSCTHDPLPQGPVLLATALPRLTSHPPSTPQTPGKLSSPTQQQQGNSNAPGPPVSLANLPRLLSQITGNKEQPDITPQKALQTLQTAAILLSRQQSSSGDRNNSGNDVMVPLKVDTSGIVTSEGPPTPTHSETQDCIDARKLTSPGGTNPGVQGLSSLQSLSTLGTLGNLNNTGLQALSRVQPPLTPSLTPSLANHYREDLTQHVRAFPADILEKQAQKLSEEAHTMGSLQCTRVSAELKTARSIVRLTEIQATLQEQRILFLRQQIQTLEELKSQNSFMSDDS; encoded by the exons ATGCTTGCTTGCATATGTGTAGATTGTGCACGATCCCCAAAAGACAAGAGAAGCCGCGAGAGCAGAGATTCAGAACACAGGACCAACCACGATAGGAGTAGTGGAGAG ATCTTACATCCAATAAAGTTATCATCAAATTCGTCAAGAGAGTCTTCATCTCAGAGGAAACCATCTCATAATTCCTGTCAG GATAAACGCGGTGATGAACGAGGAGGTACAATGGAACGTTCGGCCAGGTTCGGTGATTGGTCTGAGCACATGAGTTCTTCGGGCAAGAAGTATTATTACAACTGTAAAACGGAGGTCTCTCAGTGGGAAAAACCACGGGAATGGATCAGTCGAACAGATAATCGACAGCGTCAGTCCAATGATTATTCTTCTAGGTCAA GTCACGATAAACATTCCAACTCGCGGTCAAATAGCAGTAGCAGCGTGCGAGATGGTAAATCATCGCGTCAGTCTGACAAACGGGAGTACTGGAGTTCGTGCAGCGGAAGCGTCGGCGGTAGCAGTAGAGAAGAAGTTTCGgttagagaaagagaaagagaaaaggaacgGGAgagggaacgggaacgggaaagAGATCGGGAACAATGTAGAGAAGATGCCGGAGTGGAGCGTCAAGCCCAGGACATGGATATTTCACCAGGTGATTCTACACCGACCTCCGAACCTCTGACATCTTGTACTCACGATCCACTGCCGCAAGGCCCTGTTTTGTTGGCCACTG CATTACCTCGATTAACATCACATCCCCCATCTACACCACAAACACCTGGTAAGCTGAGTTCCCCAACGCAACAACAGCAAGGGAACAGCAATGCTCCAGGACCACCGGTTTCATTAGCAAATCTACCAAGATTATTATCTCAAATCACAGGCAACAAGGAACAGCCTGACATTACACCACAAAAGGCTCTGCAAACACTCCAAACAGCTGCCATCTTGTTGTCTCGGCAG CAGTCATCAAGTGGTGACCGAAATAATAGTGGAAATGATGTAATGGTGCCGCTTAAAGTTGACACAAGCGGTATCGTTACAAGCGAGGGACCACCCACTCCTACACATTCGGAGACCCAGGACTGCATTGACGCTCGAAAAT TAACAAGCCCTGGGGGGACGAATCCTGGAGTACAAGGTTTAAGCTCGTTGCAAAGTCTTAGCACACTAGGTACCCttggaaatttaaataatacagGTTTACAGGCATTGTCTAGAGTACAGCCTCCCTTAACACCTTCTTTAACACCGTCACTTGCTAATCACTATCGGGAAGATTTAACGCAACACGTGCGTGCCTTCCCTGCCGATATCCTCGAGAAACAG GCACAGAAACTTAGCGAGGAAGCACATACAATGGGAAGTTTGCAGTGTACAAGAGTGTCGGCAGAATTGAAAACGGCACGGTCGATAGTGAGGCTGACAGAAATTCAGGCAACGCTACAGGAACAAAG GATATTATTTCTCCGTCAACAAATTCAAACACTGGAGGAACTAAAATCCCAAAATTCCTTCATGTCTGATGATTCTTAG
- the Wcy gene encoding WW domain-containing adapter protein with coiled-coil wacky isoform X3, with amino-acid sequence MRDSPNGNSYSPATGLGMGMGTDRDSPRSYTSKPLYKKERENRDYKLSSSRDKYSDCARSPKDKRSRESRDSEHRTNHDRSSGEILHPIKLSSNSSRESSSQRKPSHNSCQDKRGDERGGTMERSARFGDWSEHMSSSGKKYYYNCKTEVSQWEKPREWISRTDNRQRQSNDYSSRSSHDKHSNSRSNSSSSVRDGKSSRQSDKREYWSSCSGSVGGSSREEVSVREREREKERERERERERDREQCREDAGVERQAQDMDISPGDSTPTSEPLTSCTHDPLPQGPVLLATALPRLTSHPPSTPQTPGKLSSPTQQQQGNSNAPGPPVSLANLPRLLSQITGNKEQPDITPQKALQTLQTAAILLSRQQSSSGDRNNSGNDVMVPLKVDTSGIVTSEGPPTPTHSETQDCIDARKLTSPGGTNPGVQGLSSLQSLSTLGTLGNLNNTGLQALSRVQPPLTPSLTPSLANHYREDLTQHVRAFPADILEKQAQKLSEEAHTMGSLQCTRVSAELKTARSIVRLTEIQATLQEQRILFLRQQIQTLEELKSQNSFMSDDS; translated from the exons ATTGTGCACGATCCCCAAAAGACAAGAGAAGCCGCGAGAGCAGAGATTCAGAACACAGGACCAACCACGATAGGAGTAGTGGAGAG ATCTTACATCCAATAAAGTTATCATCAAATTCGTCAAGAGAGTCTTCATCTCAGAGGAAACCATCTCATAATTCCTGTCAG GATAAACGCGGTGATGAACGAGGAGGTACAATGGAACGTTCGGCCAGGTTCGGTGATTGGTCTGAGCACATGAGTTCTTCGGGCAAGAAGTATTATTACAACTGTAAAACGGAGGTCTCTCAGTGGGAAAAACCACGGGAATGGATCAGTCGAACAGATAATCGACAGCGTCAGTCCAATGATTATTCTTCTAGGTCAA GTCACGATAAACATTCCAACTCGCGGTCAAATAGCAGTAGCAGCGTGCGAGATGGTAAATCATCGCGTCAGTCTGACAAACGGGAGTACTGGAGTTCGTGCAGCGGAAGCGTCGGCGGTAGCAGTAGAGAAGAAGTTTCGgttagagaaagagaaagagaaaaggaacgGGAgagggaacgggaacgggaaagAGATCGGGAACAATGTAGAGAAGATGCCGGAGTGGAGCGTCAAGCCCAGGACATGGATATTTCACCAGGTGATTCTACACCGACCTCCGAACCTCTGACATCTTGTACTCACGATCCACTGCCGCAAGGCCCTGTTTTGTTGGCCACTG CATTACCTCGATTAACATCACATCCCCCATCTACACCACAAACACCTGGTAAGCTGAGTTCCCCAACGCAACAACAGCAAGGGAACAGCAATGCTCCAGGACCACCGGTTTCATTAGCAAATCTACCAAGATTATTATCTCAAATCACAGGCAACAAGGAACAGCCTGACATTACACCACAAAAGGCTCTGCAAACACTCCAAACAGCTGCCATCTTGTTGTCTCGGCAG CAGTCATCAAGTGGTGACCGAAATAATAGTGGAAATGATGTAATGGTGCCGCTTAAAGTTGACACAAGCGGTATCGTTACAAGCGAGGGACCACCCACTCCTACACATTCGGAGACCCAGGACTGCATTGACGCTCGAAAAT TAACAAGCCCTGGGGGGACGAATCCTGGAGTACAAGGTTTAAGCTCGTTGCAAAGTCTTAGCACACTAGGTACCCttggaaatttaaataatacagGTTTACAGGCATTGTCTAGAGTACAGCCTCCCTTAACACCTTCTTTAACACCGTCACTTGCTAATCACTATCGGGAAGATTTAACGCAACACGTGCGTGCCTTCCCTGCCGATATCCTCGAGAAACAG GCACAGAAACTTAGCGAGGAAGCACATACAATGGGAAGTTTGCAGTGTACAAGAGTGTCGGCAGAATTGAAAACGGCACGGTCGATAGTGAGGCTGACAGAAATTCAGGCAACGCTACAGGAACAAAG GATATTATTTCTCCGTCAACAAATTCAAACACTGGAGGAACTAAAATCCCAAAATTCCTTCATGTCTGATGATTCTTAG